The following coding sequences are from one Puntigrus tetrazona isolate hp1 unplaced genomic scaffold, ASM1883169v1 S000000116, whole genome shotgun sequence window:
- the st6galnac4 gene encoding alpha-N-acetyl-neuraminyl-2,3-beta-galactosyl-1,3-N-acetyl-galactosaminide alpha-2,6-sialyltransferase, which produces MKSLRFHWICLLLLSVCLLLWYSHVMRSGPAVKTGLRGYVRVHPNTRSAPYFLDFRCGRCAVVSSSGQMLGGGRGQEIDGRDCVIRMNAAPTAGYEADVGNRTSLRVVSHTSVPHLIKRQGYFFGREADTTYVIWGPEKNMRKDGKGKIFNALVTLAKKYPQAHIYAVTREKVQYCDGVFQNETGKNRMKSGAFLSTGFFTMILALEVCDSILVYGMIDGSYCSNASHSFVPYHYYEPSRLDECRMYRAHEHAKRGGHRFITEKLIYSRWASQGKLRFVYPAWARRRG; this is translated from the exons ATGAAATCCCTG AGGTTTCACTGGAtctgcctcctcctcctctctgtctGCCTGCTGCTATGGTACAGTCACGTGATGAGGTCCGGTCCCGCCGTGAAAACGGGCCTGCGGGGTTACGTGAGGGTCCATCCCAACACTCGCTCCGCTCCGTAT TTCCTGGACTTCCGCTGCGGCCGCTGCGCCGTGGTGTCCAGCTCCGGGCAGATGCTGGGCGGCGGACGGGGTCAGGAGATCGACGGACGGGACTGTGTGATCCGGATGAACGCGGCGCCCACCGCCGGCTACGAGGCCGATGTGGGGAACAGGACCAGTCTGCGGGTGGTGTCTCACACCAGCGTGCCGCACCTGATAAAGCGGCAGGGCTACTTCTTCGGCCGAGAAGCGGACACTACGTACGTCATCTGGGGCCCCGAGAAAAACATGAGGAAGGACGGAAAGGGGAAGATCTTCAACGCGCTAGTGACTCTGGCCAAGAAGTATCCGCAGGCGCACATCTACGCCGTCACCAGAGAGAAGGTCCAGTACTGCGACGGCGTCTTTCAAAACGAGACGGGCAAGAACAG GATGAAATCGGGAGCGTTTCTCAGTACAGGGTTTTTTACAATGATTTTGGCTCTGGAGGTGTGTGACAGTATTCTGGTTTATGGAATGATTGACGGCTCTTACTGCAG TAACGCCAGCCACTCGTTTGTGCCGTACCACTACTACGAGCCGTCTCGTCTGGACGAGTGCCGCATGTACCGCGCTCACGAACACGCCAAGAGAGGAGGCCACCGCTTCATCACAGAGAAGCTGATCTACAGCCGCTGGGCGTCTCAGGGGAAGCTGCGCTTCGTTTACCCGGCCTGGGCGCGCCGGAGAGGCTAG
- the st6galnac6 gene encoding alpha-N-acetylgalactosaminide alpha-2,6-sialyltransferase 6 — MRLHFVDKQWQQGQRMVIYGAVFLIMTLLILYSSNSSADLSRSFKVSEFHRAVKHTNLKKWAGKEGYVPVHGNKSMTLHCRQCALVTSSSHVLGTRAGDEIDRTECIIRMNDAPTSGYESDVGNRTSVRVVAHSSVFRVVRKPAEFLNRSENPAVIFWGPATKIGRDAKGTLYRLIQRVSMTYTNLSFFFISPGKMQRFDTLFQKETGRDRKKSQSWLSTGWFTMVIAIEMCDNIKVYGMVPPNHCGKHPQPKRMPYHYYKPRGPDECVTYLQNERGRRGSHHRFITEKQVFARWAKQYNISYSHPTW, encoded by the exons ATGAGACTGCACTTTGTGGATAAA CAATGGCAGCAGGGCCAGCGGATGGTGATCTACGGGGCGGTCTTCCTCATCATGACCCTCCTCATCCTCTACAGCTCCAACAGCTCGGCCGATCTGTCCAGGTCCTTTAAGGTCAGCGAGTTTCACCGGGCCGTTAAACACACCAACCTCAAGAAATGGGCCGGGAAGGAGGGATACGTCCCCGTTCACGGCAACAAG AGCATGACCCTTCACTGCCGTCAGTGTGCGCTAGTGACCAGCTCCAGTCACGTGTTGGGGACTCGCGCCGGGGACGAGATCGACCGCACCGAGTGCATCATCCGCATGAACGACGCTCCGACCTCCGGCTACGAGTCCGACGTGGGGAACCGGACCAGCGTGCGCGTCGTGGCTCACTCCAGCGTTTTCCGCGTGGTCCGCAAACCCGCCGAGTTCCTGAACCGCTCGGAGAACCCGGCCGTCATATTCTGGGGCCCGGCGACGAAGATCGGCCGCGACGCCAAGGGCACGCTGTACCGGCTCATCCAGAGAGTCAGCATGACCTACACCAACCTGTCCTTCTTCTTCATCTCGCCCGGCAAGATGCAGAGGTTCGACACGCTGTTTCAGAAAGAGACCGGACGGGACAG GAAAAAGTCTCAGTCCTGGTTGAGCACGGGCTGGTTCACCATGGTCATCGCCATAGAGATGTGCGACAACATAAAGGTTTATGGGATGGTGCCACCAAACCACTGTGG GAAGCATCCTCAGCCCAAACGCATGCCCTATCACTATTACAAGCCCCGAGGTCCGGACGAGTGCGTGACGTACCTCCAGAACGAGAGGGGGCGCCGCGGATCTCACCACCGCTTCATCACCGAGAAACAAGTGTTTGCTCGCTGGGCCAAGCAGTACAACATCAGCTACAGCCACCCGACGTGGTGA